A genomic window from Salvia hispanica cultivar TCC Black 2014 chromosome 5, UniMelb_Shisp_WGS_1.0, whole genome shotgun sequence includes:
- the LOC125186570 gene encoding probable leucine-rich repeat receptor-like protein kinase IMK3, translating to MKKKKASILLLISLTFFLSYANSTDPWDGVIVTQEDLQALQAFKHELVDPNGFLRSWNDSGYGACSGAWAGIKCAQGQVIVIQLPWRGLGGRITQKISQFQALRKLSLHDNLIGGQIPPSLGFLPNLRGLQLFNNRFSGSIPPSLGFCPLLQTIDLANNSLSGPLPPTLVNSTKLFRLNLSYNSLSGSVPLTFSRSPSLVFLALHSNNLTGDIPGFSAFQLQSLTLDHNFFTGTLPSNLFRFSNLSVLSLSYNRFTGEIPAAIGNLSSLRELGLSHNAFTGQIPNSLSDLPNLNSFNVSYNNLSGFVPPKLAQKFDSSAFVGNLELCGYTGSAACVPPPSQAPPPPASKKRRRKLSSKDIILVAAGALLVILLITCFVLLCCLLRKRKMERQGKEGGRRGTAAAEKGVPPTAAEVEGSGGETGGKLVHFDGPMVFGADDLLCATAEIMGKSTYGTVYKATMEDGIQVAVKRLREKITKGQREFEIEVNALGKIRHPNLLALRAYYLGPKGEKLLVFDYMPKGSLATFLHARAPDTPIDWATRMKIAKGMTRGLLYLHTNVSINHGNLTSSNVLLDEHANAKIADYGLSRLMTAAANANVIATAGALGYRAPELSKLKKASTKSDVYSLGVIMLELLTGKSPGAGEGVDLPQWVASIVKEEWTNEVFDLELMRDASVIGDELLNTLKLALHCVDPTPSARPEAHQILQQLEEIRPETGTTSSGDDGGAMASPAQD from the exons AACCGACCCTTGGGACGGCGTGATTGTGACGCAGGAAGACCTCCAAGCTCTCCAAGCCTTCAAACACGAACTCGTCGACCCAAACGGCTTCTTGCGAAGCTGGAACGACTCCGGCTACGGCGCCTGCTCTGGCGCCTGGGCCGGCATCAAGTGCGCCCAGGGCCAGGTCATTGTCATCCAGCTGCCCTGGCGCGGCCTCGGCGGCAGAATCACCCAAAAAATCTCCCAATTTCAAGCTCTCCGGAAGCTCAGCCTCCACGACAACCTCATCGGCGGCCAGATCCCGCCCTCGCTCGGCTTCCTGCCCAATCTCAGAGGCCTTCAGCTCTTCAACAACAGATTTTCCGGCTCAATCCCGCCTTCTCTCGGATTCTGCCCCCTTCTCCAGACGATTGATTTGGCTAACAATTCATTGTCTGGCCCCTTGCCGCCTACTCTCGTCAACTCGACTAAGCTCTTTCGCCTCAATCTCAGCTACAATTCCTTGTCTGGCTCTGTGCCACTCACATTTAGTCGCTCTCCATCGCTTGTATTCCTCGCTCTCCACAGCAACAATCTCACCGGAGACATTCCCGGTTTCTCTGCGTTTCAGCTTCAATCGCTGACGCTTGATCACAATTTCTTCACTGGAACCTTGCCTAGCAATCTATTCCGTTTCAGCAACTTGTCGGTTCTTAGCTTGAGCTACAATCGGTTCACCGGAGAAATTCCGGCTGCGATTGGGAATCTGTCTTCGTTGAGGGAGCTTGGGTTGTCTCACAACGCTTTCACTGGCCAAATCCCTAATTCTCTATCGGATTTGCCCAATCTCAATTCCTTCAATGTCTCGTACAACAATCTATCCGGTTTTGTTCCGCCGAAGCTTGCTCAGAAATTCGATTCATCTGCATTCGTCGGCAATCTCGAGCTCTGCGGCTACACTGGCTCGGCCGCGTGTGTTCCGCCGCCTTCGCAAGCTCCTCCGCCGCCTGCTTCTAAGAAACGACGTCGTAAACTGAGTAGCAAAGACATTATCCTGGTCGCGGCAGGGGCGTTGCTGGTAATCCTGCTAATTACTTGCTTCGTTCTCCTCTGCTGCTTGTtgaggaaaaggaaaatggagAGACAAGGCAAGGAAGGCGGAAGAAGGGgcacggcggcggcggagaaaGGCGTACCCCCGACTGCCGCGGAAGTGGAAGGGAGCGGCGGAGAGACGGGAGGGAAGCTCGTGCACTTCGACGGGCCGATGGTGTTCGGCGCCGATGATCTTCTCTGCGCGACTGCGGAGATCATGGGCAAGAGCACCTACGGAACAGTGTACAAAGCTACCATGGAAGACGGCATTCAAGTCGCTGTCAAGAGACTCAGAGAGAAGATCACAAAGGGGCAAAGGGAATTCGAGATTGAGGTGAATGCATTGGGGAAGATTAGGCACCCAAATCTGTTAGCTCTCAGAGCTTACTATTTAGGCCCAAAGGGGGAGAAATTGCTCGTTTTTGACTACATGCCTAAAGGCAGCCTTGCTACTTTCCTTCACG CTCGTGCGCCTGACACGCCGATTGATTGGGCGACGAGGATGAAGATCGCTAAGGGGATGACGAGGGGGCTGCTGTACCTCCACACGAACGTCAGCATCAACCACGGGAACCTGACATCGAGCAACGTCCTGTTAGACGAGCACGCCAACGCCAAGATCGCGGACTACGGCCTCTCCCGCCTGATGACAGCAGCTGCGAACGCGAATGTGATCGCGACAGCAGGGGCGCTCGGGTACAGGGCGCCCGAGCTCTCGAAGCTGAAGAAGGCGAGCACCAAGAGCGACGTCTACAGCCTTGGCGTGATCATGCTGGAGCTTCTCACGGGGAAGTCGCCAGGGGCCGGGGAGGGGGTGGATCTGCCGCAGTGGGTGGCGTCCATCGTGAAGGAGGAGTGGACCAACGAGGTTTTCGACTTGGAGCTGATGAGGGACGCATCGGTCATTGGGGACGAGCTGCTCAACACGCTCAAGCTGGCGTTGCATTGCGTCGACCCCACGCCCTCGGCGAGGCCGGAGGCGCACCAGATACTCCAGCAGCTGGAGGAGATTAGACCGGAGACGGGGACGACTAGCTCCGGAGATGATGGTGGCGCAATGGCATCACCTGCTCAGGATTAG